The Dermochelys coriacea isolate rDerCor1 chromosome 13, rDerCor1.pri.v4, whole genome shotgun sequence genome includes the window GGAGCTCACAGCAGAAATGGCCAATTTCATTGGGCCCACAGAAGTGTAACTTTAATACTGAAAGAGTATTTAACAGAGAGTAGAAGAAACTGATCCCCCAGGAGCCAGCTACCAGCATCCTGCAGACTTCTCTGTTCATGGTCTCCACATAATGCAGAGGGTCACATATGGCAGTGTATTGGTCATAAGCCATTGCTGAGAGAGTGAAAACTTCAGACGTAGCTAACAGACTGAAGAAGAACATCTGAGCAATGCAGCCATAGAAGGAAATTGTTTTCTGTCTTGAGAGGGCGTTCTTTAACATGTTAGGCACCATGGCTGAAGAATAGCAGATATCAACAAAGGATAAATGGAATAGGAAAAAGTACATAGGGGTGTGAAGTTGAGAATCAACCTTTATCACTAGCATGATCACCGTATTCCCTATCAGGGTGATTaagtaaatacataaaaagaCCAGAAATAGGAAAATCTGGAGGTGTGGGTCGCTTGAAAGTCCCAAGAGAATAAACTTGGTTACTGTGGTTTGATTTTTCATATTCCTAAAAATCAGGAAAACTGTGAGCTGTCAGGATAGAAAGATGGATGTTAACAGACATCAGTAAACTAATGGAAATACCAGAACATAGTAAGatctaagagagagagaaagattttaGGGTGCTCTATAGAGCCCATCACCATAAAGCATATATGACAGCTAGTCACCTGTGTGGGATCTGTGAAATTACTTAGGTCCCTAACTCCTTTGTTTTAGCTCCTAAGTGATCCACCAAACTCCTGCCAAACCTTGTAGGCTCTGAAAGCAGTTGGCACCTATGTTTTTCAGGGTGAAACTTCTGTAGGCACCTGTgttcctgcctctgggcatgGGCGCTGCTGTCTCATGCTGGCATCCACATCTCCCACCTAAGCCTCAGAGCGATTCGTGACCCAGGGACAGTCAGGCATTCAGCTGACTCAGTTGCATGTTGGAGCTGATCTGGTAGGTGGGCTCAGTGGCTGCTAActggattgggtcccattcaaaatccatgTCTGGGGGTAGCGGATATGCCCCACTCACCTTATAGCTAGGCTTGGCAAAAttcactttttatattttataattttgactgCCAACACCAATGTttacttttaagcattttttaccatttttatttaaattttcacaggtaATTATGGGGTCAGGCAATGGTcggggggtcagacaataattactAAATGAGAgtagatattgagattcaaaaaagttGAAGCTTTATAACTGATAATtcacaaattatcaacatcatgtcaaaatatccaaagtaaatatcctcaaatgaaactctaataagttctcaagctgcatttttcttactttgcctccCTGCACATTTTAATGACCATGGATGGAAAAATGTGTTTATTAGTTTGTGTATGTgtagtgaaattgatgtttactgacatttaccaataaaaatctaaaccTGCCAAACcgttttataacttttagcccagtgtcAGAGCATTGACCTGGTATGTTGGAGACTTAGGTTCAAGTCTGCCCTtgggcagagggggagaaaggattccAACAGCTGTCTTCCTCTTATTAGGAAAATTTTCTAACCATGATTATGGGTCTTCTCCAGTCTCTCTTGTGGAAGCTGTTGCCCTCTGGATACATAATTAGAAAAGAGGCACTGGACAGAGATGTGCACCCTAACCATGGGCATACAGAGTTATTCTCACTCTCTTTCTATCTCTCTGCCCACTGACTATTCCACTGTGTGTAAATACTAAAATAGTcattgggacagagagagagagagagggagtgttaACATTAATATCAGTAATTCAGATTAGTCATTGGAACTACTTGCAACAAGATACCAATGAGTTTAGAGGGATTCAGAAAGGTACTAGACAGCCATATGAATAAGGGGCCAATAAGGATTGAAAAAGAACTGACAATAAAAGCCAACAAAAtgttacatatatacatatacatatacatatatatagtgacaaagttcctgctctaccttggtgaaTCTTGCGCTTACTGGCGgttttgcttgccttggagcttcatggccacccacagcttggccgtttttctgaattcacagtccaggtcaactcctcgtgtgtctgaccaggagttgggaggatttggggggaacccgggcccaccctctactctgggttccaggccagggccctgtggaatgcagctgtctagagtgtctcctggaacagctgtgtgacagctacaacttcctaggctacttccccatggcctcctcccaacaccttctttattctcaccataggaccttccttctggtgtctgataatgcttgttcacctcagtcctccaacagtccgcgttctcactcttaGCTCCGAatgcttcttgctcccagctcctcctcccccccccccccaacccacacacaccacaaattgaagtgagctcctttttaaaacccaggtgccctgattagcctgcattaattgattctagcagctttttgattggctgcaggtgttctaatcaacctgTTTGTCTTAATTGTCTCAAGAAGggtcctgattgttctggaactttccctgttcCCTTGccctgggaaaagggacctgcttaacctgggaccAACATCTCTCTCTTCTTGAttgctctcctgtagccctctggcctggagagaGAGGGCtactgctaggccctgggctctcactgctgctccagctgctcctccgGCTGAACcagacaccacccctccccccattctctgctacctggttgctgaccggctgctggacccccccccccccggggtgctgctactgctccaactgcagccccttgggggagggcctgctggcccactccccagaaggggggagtgagggaccccagcctttgctgttgtgaacaccaccaccaccaccaccaccaccacctgagaggggtcatTTCTGCCTGCccggaccaccacctggagttcctggagctgctgctgctgcggagtctgctgcctaaagctgctgaagcctgaggaggagaagaaggggaccatctaccagtgggggagcacctagagactttgcagaccaccgtggagggggccttaagacggAGTAATTTtccaactgtgctcttgtggtgggggtcttgagtgtgtttccagggacacagggggtgtggtgtggagctgccccttAACCAtcagtgtgtgtccccccccaacccccaccagtaccaccaccactgccccctccaccacccccactggctgcataccgtctgcctcagctcctgcctctgggactccgctGCTTGCTGGGCCTGCCgcgccctttcaccaccttttggccctgaagcagcagccagcccaatcTGACTCTTTGACAGCGCACATGGGTGCAcgcgcccccccccatccccctggactggacccccttAGTGAGCCACTAGCTTTGTCCCttattacctgccccattttgccccttgcagcctttttgccctctcctttaccccagcactcgctggcttcagttttgttttcccttttccctctgcagcttttgtttgtttgccctgccctggcctctgaagctagctcctcggttccctgtcctgcctccggcctggttctccccccctccccacgtggTACCCCTGTCCTGATTGTCCCCTTAcccagtgcgcccatgcccccgccatgcgcttgtgcccttcccccgtttgagtttgcccctatttcactgcacccccacaacgttcttgtgacctccctcccctagtgcagctagaggagccggattcctatcctgagttgGTGACTGTCCCCTTCGAGCCCTTGGTACTCCACTGTCCAGCCCCCCcgtttttggtgccctcctcccctgcctgcagcctagcggggaggagtggtcgacctgcctcccctcctctctctggtgttttcccctccctccctgcttcttatggcgGGGCACaggatgggtggggcccctccagcagccccagacgcccttcccccatctgcccctccgtcaccccccaagcctctacctcgcccaccgctgccaaaccacctgccccctCCGGGGCGCCGGCAGCGGCGGGCACCAGGgggacctctgctgctgccatgcctctcgcccccttggattctgggggagcccccccagccggcaggaagggccaggggaagaaaaaggggaagggccctgccaaaaagaccaggccttccatggcagggactgttcCCACTGCTGCGGCCCTGCCACCGGCCATGGCGtccctacccgctgctccctccaccagctctgcgggtgtccctccctcggcccccagggcatatgcccaggtggcggcagccccccacctgctgctacaTCGTCTCTCCCAtccaccgcctctgctaccatctatagcggccggggcccctttcccaccatgaccaggaagcacggcgtccgttgcctcctggtgcccacctcgctccacgtggagacctacatgcgggcgttggtgagggtggtggggcccacagccattgtggcatcctccaaaatgtacaggaaggtcatcttctttttagcatcggaggctgccacccaggaggcggtggagaagggcctggcagtggggggcgtgttcgtccccctggagatACTGGATGACCTGGGCGTCCTCCtagtcctgacctcagtccctcccttccttcccaatgccaccctaTTACCTgccctctcgaccctggggaagcccctttccgtcctgagccctctctcactgggctgcaaggaccccaccctccatcacgtcctcccGTTCCGCCGGCaaatgcagcttcaactgccaccggcggcgCATGACAgagaggcgcttgaggggtcctttttggtcccctaccagggggcccattaccgggtgcactattccacAGGGGATGCCCGGTGCTatctctgccgggcaatggggcacgtccggagggactgccccttggcctggcaaggaggggcatccggcacccccgagccccggcggggTACCGGCCCCATCATCACCGGCGCCCTTGGTTGCACGGCACCCGGAGCCGTCCCttctcccactcagtccaccactgctcccactcgggcccaaggggcgctCCCCCCAGCATGCCCAGACAAGTGGTGCCTGCAGTCATCGCTGCAGCGGTGCCTGCAGCGATGCCTGCAGTCCGGtggggcatctagaggagggtgcatcagggataccaccgagcatgggagagggcctgccccagggggatttttccctccctcatgccgctccaccgctgcctcccatagtccctgagccatcgcccctgcctctCAACCTgacccctgttagccggccctgggatgatgccatggagggctgggccctagtccaggggaagcggggcaagcggaaggctcgagctctgctcctttCCACCGATGCAGAAGCCCCcagaagaccagaaaagggggcaccgatgccgagccctctgccttgcccacggACACGTTCCATCCCCCCAgcgctggctggggagggcgtggcagcatgggagggcagtaccgtccctccactggagccccttcccttcaaggcccATGATGGAGCCTCTCCTGCTCTGTTACCATctggagcccctgtgagccccgaggtgaGCGTCGCTTGAGGCATCAGTGGGGAGACCTcgggggtggtggaaggggagctcccctccatctacaaggagattgaggccctgagtctgaccccggtcacccagggggaggacgaccctctgccagtgggcctcgatctgagcgatctcaccccaacccccccctctccatgctcctcctccctaactgctgcttctgctcccgcccccgagggttgcctgggctcctccatctgcccagccacgGGTGGCATCCTGCTGTCGGCCGCCGAGCCCACTGAGGCGATGACCGGTGccgtgcggctgggacccgggcccCACGGGTTGTCCCTTGTGGGCatggggcaaccgacctccttcccgggcggggaccccacaggagatgctgtggctacttCGCCAGCcatggtgccagagcccagcatagtggagggcccccttcccacccccaagtcCCTTGAGCTCCATCAAGGAgggccaatctccagctgcgTGGCTTCTGAAggccaggatcctgcctttgcccctcaccctgactctgcttccaacccctgtccggctcctactctggatccctgccctgcccttgatgtcaaccccatccctgtcccctggACTTCCTGTGAtatcattgccgcccctggggccaaCATCTCCTCGCCCCCAGAGGAtagcccccagggagcggcctctgtatttccaaGTCccaactcaccaggggctgctatcttccctccgccggcCTCAATTGAGCCAGGGTTTGAGGGGGGacatgtggtgccagcccatcgggcgCCACGTTGGGGgtctgccccttgcctgcccatcttggtgggccacggggctgtgtcggcggtccctccggagcaaagccgggggctagtgaccccggcccccatacgctgcgagaggagctgcgggagttccttgaggacgttcgtggctcccgtaacaaggtgcagctcactcGCCAGTGATTTGGGGACTTCCATCACATCCTCTGGGcagcgagggccctcatgggggagggcaaaaggaccaggaggcaaggcgccgcggcctaccagcgggtccgcctcttccgtgactcctaactcacctacggggtaggtcacggact containing:
- the LOC119841978 gene encoding olfactory receptor 8S1-like: MKNQTTVTKFILLGLSSDPHLQIFLFLVFLCIYLITLIGNTVIMLVIKVDSQLHTPMYFFLFHLSFVDICYSSAMVPNMLKNALSRQKTISFYGCIAQMFFFSLLATSEVFTLSAMAYDQYTAICDPLHYVETMNREVCRMLVAGSWGISFFYSLLNTLSVLKLHFCGPNEIGHFCCELPPLLVLSCTEALSSQMLIISSTMLLGLSSFLLTMGSYISFISTILRICSTEGRRKAFSTCSSHLIMVGLC